Within the Bacillota bacterium genome, the region ACGCGGGAGCGGAGGTCGGGGAGGTAGCGGATGCGGCCGGAGAGCGTGCGCACGAAGCCTTCCTCCCGGGCGCGCGCCACCACCTCCTCCATGTAGCGGCGGACACCGGGGAAGCGGTCCAGGTAGGTGCGGATGAAGGCGGCCGCCTCCTCCCGGGAGATGCCCAGCTGCTGGGAGAGGCCGTAGTCGGAGATGCCGTAGACGATCCCGAAGTTGACCGCCTTGGCGCGCGAGCGCTGCTCGTGGGTGACCTCCTCCGGCTTCAGACCGAAGACCTGGGCGGCGGTGGCCCGGTGGATGTCGGCGCCGGAGAGGAAGGCGGCCTGGAGCCGCTCGTCCCCCGCGATGTGGGCGAGCACCCGCAGCTCGATCTGGGAGTAGTCGCCGGAGACCAGGATCCGGCCCGGCGGCGCGGTGAAGGCCTTGCGCAGCTTCCGGCCCGGCTCCTCGCGCACGGGGATGTTCTGCAGGTTCGGGTCGGCGCTGGAGAGGCGCCCCGTCGCCGTCACCGTCTGGTGGAAGGCGGCGTGGACGCGGCCGTCCACCGGATCGATCACCGGTCCCAGCCCCTCCACGTAGGTGCCGTAGAGCTTCGTCAGCTGGCGGTACTCCAGTACCGTGGAGGCGATGGGATGGGCCGCCGCCAGCGACTCCAGCACCTCCGCGTCGGTGGACCAGCCGGTCTTGGTCCGGCGTCCCCGCGGGAGGCCCAGCTTCTCGAAGAGGATCTGGCCGAGCTGCTGGGTGGAGTTGATGTTGAACCGCTCGCCGGCCATCTCGTAGATCCGGCGCTCCAGCTCGGCGATCCGGCCCCGGAACTCCTCGCCCAGCTCGCGCAGCGTGGCCGGGTCCACCCGGACCCCGGTCGCCTCCATCTCCGCCAGGACCGGCTCCAGCGGCATCTCCACCTCGCGGTAGAGGGGACCGAGCCCCATCCCCTCCAGCTCCGCCTCCATGGGCGACAGCAACCGTTCCACGGCCAGCGCCTCGAGGGCGAGCCGCATCCCGGTGGCCTGCTCCGTCACCTGCTCCTCCCCGGCGGCCGGTCCCTCCGGCGGCAGCTCCACGCCAGCCCAGCGGCGCACCAGCTCGTCCAGCGGGTACCGGCTGCGCGAGGGGTCCAGCAGATAGGCGCCCACCTCGGCGTCCCGGACGGGGCCCGCCGGCTCCAGCCCCGCCGCCCAGGCGGCTCGCAGAAGCGGTTTCAGCCGGTACCCGGCCTTGGCGGCCCGCGGGTCGGCCAACCAGCGCGCCAGCGGCGCCGGGAAGCCGAGGCGGCCGCGCTCCGGGGAGCGCTCCACCGGGAAGAGCCAGGCTTCCTCCCCGTCGCAGACCGCGACCAGGGTGGGCGCCGGCAGGCCGGGCCGGTCCGGCCGGAAGGCGGCCGCCACGGTGCCCGGCCTCGCCTGCATCCGGCGCAGGAAGCGGTCGGCCTCCTCCCCCACCTCTTCGCGCACCCAGCGCAGGGGCGGCGCGCTCACGCTCGCCTGTGGACCCGCCCGGGCCGGGGCCTCCGCCTGCGCCCCGTTCGCCGTCTCAGGCGCCAGGCCGAAGCGACGGGCCAGCGTGCGCAGCTCCAGCTCCTCGAAGAGCGGCCAGGCCGCCGCCGCGTCCGGGGGGCGGCGCCGGCAGGCCTCCAGGTCCAGCGTCACCGGCGCCTCGCGGTCGATGAGGCCCAGCTGCCGGCTCATCCGCGCCTGCTCCTCGTGTTCCGCCAGGCGCTCCCGGAGCTTCTTCCCCGCCACCTGGTCGAGGTGGCGGTAGAGCTCGTCGATGGAGCCGAACTGCTGGATCAGCTTGAGCGCCGTCTTCTCGCCGACGCCGGGCACGCCGGGGATGTTGTCGGAGGCGTCGCCGGCCAGGCCCTTCACCTCCGCCAGCTGCCGGGGCTCCAGCCCGTACTCCTCCCGGACCGCGGCCAGGTTGAAGAGGCGCGTCTCGGTGATCCCCTTGACCGTCACCAGCACGTCGGTCTGCTCGTCCACCAGCTGGAGCGCGTCGCGGTCGCCGGTGACGATCAGCGCGCGGAGGCCCTGCTCCGCCGCCTGCCGGGCGAGGCTCCCCAGCAGGTCGTCGCCCTCGTAACCGTCCAGCTCGTAGATGGGGATGCGGAGCGCCTCCAGGACCCGGTGGAGCAGCGGGATCTGGCTGGCCAGCTCTTCCTGCATCGGCTGCCGTTGCGCCTTGTACTCCTCGTACGCCTCGTGGCGGAAGGTGGGCGCGCGCCGGTCGAAGACCACGGCCAGGTACTCCGGCCGCTGATCCTGTTCCAGACGCAGCAGCATGTTGAGGAAGCCCGTGATGGCGTTGGTCGGCTGGCCGGCCGTGGTGCTGAGCGGCGGCAGCGCGTAGAAAGCCCGGTGAGCCAGGCTGTGCCCGTCCAAAAGAGCGATGGTCGACGCTCCCGTCACCCTCTCCCCTCTTCCCCTCCGCTCGGTCGCCGACCTCTCGCCCGGCGCCCCCGCCCGTCCCGTCGCCGGCGGCTTCCTAGGGGTTGCCTTCCCCGCCCTCCACCACGACGGTGACGCGCTCGACCGACGAGACCGCCGCGCCCTTCTTCTCCGAGGTCCCGCCCGGGGCCGAGAAGGCCGGGGGCGCCTGACGGACGACGCTGCCGCCGTTCGCCTCCGCCGTGCTCTCCAGCGTCTTCGCCACCGCCGCGGCGGAGACCGGCGAGGCGTACTCCACCTCCACGCTGACGCTCTGGCCGGGGAAGACCGCGTCCCGCCGCACGCTGCCCAGCTGGGCCAGCCGCTCCGCCACCAGGCCGGCCACGAGGCGCGGGTCGCCTACGCGCAGCTCGAAGGTGGCCGCCGCCTCCTCCGCCGGGGCCAGCGACAGCCGGTTCCGAGCCTCCTGGCCCTGCCGGCCTCCGCTCTGGGTGGCCGGCGCGGCGAGCCCGCGGGCGCCCGCCGTCGCC harbors:
- the polA gene encoding DNA polymerase I, with translation MTGASTIALLDGHSLAHRAFYALPPLSTTAGQPTNAITGFLNMLLRLEQDQRPEYLAVVFDRRAPTFRHEAYEEYKAQRQPMQEELASQIPLLHRVLEALRIPIYELDGYEGDDLLGSLARQAAEQGLRALIVTGDRDALQLVDEQTDVLVTVKGITETRLFNLAAVREEYGLEPRQLAEVKGLAGDASDNIPGVPGVGEKTALKLIQQFGSIDELYRHLDQVAGKKLRERLAEHEEQARMSRQLGLIDREAPVTLDLEACRRRPPDAAAAWPLFEELELRTLARRFGLAPETANGAQAEAPARAGPQASVSAPPLRWVREEVGEEADRFLRRMQARPGTVAAAFRPDRPGLPAPTLVAVCDGEEAWLFPVERSPERGRLGFPAPLARWLADPRAAKAGYRLKPLLRAAWAAGLEPAGPVRDAEVGAYLLDPSRSRYPLDELVRRWAGVELPPEGPAAGEEQVTEQATGMRLALEALAVERLLSPMEAELEGMGLGPLYREVEMPLEPVLAEMEATGVRVDPATLRELGEEFRGRIAELERRIYEMAGERFNINSTQQLGQILFEKLGLPRGRRTKTGWSTDAEVLESLAAAHPIASTVLEYRQLTKLYGTYVEGLGPVIDPVDGRVHAAFHQTVTATGRLSSADPNLQNIPVREEPGRKLRKAFTAPPGRILVSGDYSQIELRVLAHIAGDERLQAAFLSGADIHRATAAQVFGLKPEEVTHEQRSRAKAVNFGIVYGISDYGLSQQLGISREEAAAFIRTYLDRFPGVRRYMEEVVARAREEGFVRTLSGRIRYLPDLRSRVYARRQAAERTALNTPIQGTAADILKIAMVRLRRALGESGLDARLVLTVHDELILEGRSEDREAMARLLRDSMEGAMKLAVPLVVDVKAGPNWYDLVPLDAEA